One window of Cupriavidus oxalaticus genomic DNA carries:
- a CDS encoding putative 2-aminoethylphosphonate ABC transporter ATP-binding protein produces the protein MHSPTSTAETYLSLKGIHKRFGSGASPFVALHHIDLDVRQGELLCFLGPSGCGKTTLLRIIAGLESQNAGTIHQGGRDISTLPPMERDYGIVFQSYALFPNLTVADNVAYGLVNRRMPRDQRRARVDELLTLVSLPDRGSQYPAQLSGGQQQRVAIARALATSPGLLLLDEPLSALDARVRVRLRSEIRALQQRLNITTILVTHDQEEALSMADRIVVMNQGVIEQVGTPAQVYQRPATPFAADFVGKTNMLGARVGSDGALHLGGVRMHCHAPAGCGAEEAVQVFFRPEDVCVRGVEQHGPNVLEATVDKIEFLGAFSRLTLRLPDAASGTLCADLSLNDLHELRPNTGDRLRLAIPADRLRIFRHACA, from the coding sequence ATGCATTCCCCAACCTCCACGGCTGAGACCTATCTCAGCCTGAAAGGCATCCACAAGCGCTTCGGCAGCGGCGCCAGCCCTTTTGTCGCGCTGCATCACATCGACCTGGACGTGCGCCAGGGCGAGCTGCTGTGCTTCCTCGGCCCGTCCGGCTGCGGCAAGACCACGCTGCTGCGCATCATCGCCGGACTGGAATCGCAGAACGCCGGCACCATCCACCAGGGCGGGCGCGACATCTCCACGCTGCCGCCGATGGAGCGCGACTACGGCATCGTGTTCCAGTCGTATGCGCTGTTTCCCAACCTGACCGTGGCGGACAACGTCGCCTACGGCCTGGTCAACCGGCGCATGCCGCGCGACCAGCGCCGCGCGCGCGTCGATGAACTGCTGACGCTGGTGAGCCTGCCCGACCGCGGCAGCCAGTACCCCGCGCAGCTCTCCGGCGGCCAGCAGCAGCGCGTGGCGATCGCGCGTGCGCTCGCCACCTCGCCCGGCCTGCTGCTGCTGGACGAACCCCTGTCCGCGCTCGACGCACGCGTGCGCGTGCGGCTGCGCAGCGAGATCCGCGCGCTGCAGCAGCGCCTGAACATCACCACCATCCTGGTCACGCACGACCAGGAAGAGGCGCTGTCGATGGCGGACCGCATCGTGGTCATGAACCAGGGCGTGATCGAGCAGGTCGGCACGCCGGCGCAGGTCTACCAGCGACCGGCCACGCCCTTTGCGGCGGACTTCGTCGGCAAGACCAACATGCTGGGCGCGCGCGTGGGCAGCGACGGCGCGCTGCATCTTGGCGGCGTGCGCATGCACTGCCACGCACCGGCCGGCTGCGGCGCGGAGGAAGCGGTGCAGGTGTTCTTCCGGCCGGAAGACGTCTGCGTACGCGGCGTCGAGCAGCACGGGCCCAATGTGCTGGAGGCCACCGTAGACAAGATCGAGTTCCTGGGCGCGTTCTCGCGCCTGACGCTGCGACTGCCCGATGCCGCGTCGGGCACGCTGTGCGCCGACCTCTCGCTGAATGACCTGCACGAACTGCGCCCGAATACCGGCGACCGCCTGCGCCTGGCCATCCCCGCCGACCGCCTTCGTATCTTCCGCCACGCATGCGCCTGA
- a CDS encoding putative 2-aminoethylphosphonate ABC transporter permease subunit — protein sequence MRLSLSTAPATAPATDTAPGAVPAGISSPGTRPSLPAPPAFVATSVRAHWSDRLAHLLLALAAVALLCFVLAPIAMILAKSVQNRDGSLAGIAHFRAYFESPALLRSVWNSLWVSALATCITVPLAFTFAYALTRSRIACKGLLRNLALIPLLAPSLLAAISFIFWFGNQGLLKPWMGSTQIYGPLGIVASLVFATFPHALMILVTALSLTDARLYEAADALGTSTVRKFFTITVPGARYGLVSAAMVVFTYAISDFGIPKVIGGNFHMLATDIYKLVIGMQDFSQGAVVSLMLLVPVAVTYCVDARVQKRQMALMSARSVPYVPRRSRRFDLAMASFCWLMAALMVAVMGMAIYASFVKLWPYNFSLSLNHYRVGLVEGGVVDSYLNSVRMAALAAVIGPVFIFATAYLLEKTRGLDWLRGFVRLMAVLPMGVPGLVLGLGYIFFFVPQANPLHGLYQTLGILVLVTIVHYYASCHLTAVTALKQLDSEFEAVSASLKVPFYKTFFKVTVPACLPAILEISRYLFINAMTTVSAVVFLYGADTKLASVEIVNLDESGDIGPAAAMATLVVVTSALACLLYYLLQRVLDRKTQAWRQGQASD from the coding sequence ATGCGCCTGAGCCTCTCGACGGCGCCGGCCACTGCGCCGGCTACCGATACCGCCCCGGGCGCCGTGCCGGCCGGGATTTCCAGTCCCGGCACGAGGCCTTCCCTGCCGGCGCCACCCGCGTTCGTTGCCACCTCGGTGCGTGCGCACTGGAGCGACCGGCTCGCGCACCTGCTGCTGGCACTGGCCGCAGTCGCCCTGCTCTGCTTCGTGCTGGCTCCGATCGCGATGATCCTGGCCAAGAGCGTGCAGAACCGCGACGGCTCGCTGGCGGGGATCGCACATTTCCGCGCCTACTTCGAATCGCCGGCGCTGCTGCGCTCGGTGTGGAACAGCCTGTGGGTCTCGGCGCTGGCCACCTGCATCACCGTGCCGCTGGCCTTTACCTTTGCCTACGCGCTGACGCGCAGCCGCATTGCCTGCAAGGGGCTGCTGCGCAACCTGGCGCTGATCCCGCTGCTGGCACCGTCGCTGCTGGCAGCCATTTCCTTTATCTTCTGGTTCGGCAACCAGGGGTTGCTCAAGCCGTGGATGGGCAGCACGCAGATCTACGGGCCGCTGGGGATCGTCGCCTCGCTGGTGTTCGCCACGTTTCCGCATGCGCTGATGATCCTGGTCACGGCGCTGTCGCTGACCGACGCGCGGCTGTACGAGGCGGCCGACGCGCTGGGCACCTCGACCGTGCGCAAGTTCTTCACCATCACCGTGCCGGGCGCGCGCTATGGCCTGGTCAGCGCGGCGATGGTGGTGTTCACCTATGCGATCTCCGACTTCGGCATCCCCAAGGTGATCGGCGGCAACTTCCATATGCTGGCCACCGATATCTACAAGCTGGTGATCGGCATGCAGGACTTCTCGCAGGGCGCGGTGGTGTCGCTGATGCTGCTGGTACCGGTGGCGGTCACCTACTGCGTCGACGCGCGCGTGCAGAAGCGCCAGATGGCGCTGATGTCGGCCCGCTCGGTGCCCTACGTTCCGCGCCGCAGCCGCCGCTTCGACCTCGCCATGGCATCGTTCTGCTGGCTGATGGCGGCGCTGATGGTGGCGGTGATGGGCATGGCGATCTATGCGTCCTTCGTCAAGCTGTGGCCGTACAACTTCTCGCTGTCGCTGAACCACTACCGCGTCGGGCTGGTCGAGGGCGGCGTGGTCGATTCCTACCTGAACAGCGTGCGCATGGCCGCGCTGGCCGCGGTGATCGGCCCGGTGTTTATCTTCGCCACCGCCTACCTGCTGGAGAAGACGCGCGGGCTGGACTGGCTGCGCGGCTTCGTGCGGCTGATGGCGGTGCTGCCGATGGGCGTGCCGGGACTGGTGCTGGGGCTGGGCTACATCTTCTTCTTCGTGCCGCAGGCCAACCCGCTGCATGGCCTGTACCAGACGCTGGGCATCCTGGTGCTGGTGACGATCGTGCACTACTACGCGTCGTGCCACCTGACCGCGGTGACCGCGCTCAAGCAGCTCGACAGCGAGTTCGAGGCCGTGTCCGCATCGCTGAAGGTGCCCTTCTACAAGACCTTCTTCAAAGTCACTGTGCCGGCCTGCCTGCCCGCCATCCTGGAGATCTCGCGCTACCTGTTCATCAACGCCATGACCACGGTGTCGGCGGTGGTGTTCCTCTACGGCGCCGACACCAAGCTGGCCTCGGTCGAGATCGTCAACCTGGACGAGTCCGGCGACATCGGCCCGGCGGCGGCCATGGCCACGCTGGTGGTGGTGACCTCCGCGCTGGCCTGCCTGCTCTATTACCTGCTGCAACGCGTGCTCGACCGCAAGACCCAGGCATGGCGCCAGGGCCAGGCAAGCGACTGA
- a CDS encoding 2-aminoethylphosphonate--pyruvate transaminase has protein sequence MIRGNDPILLTPGPLTTSLATKQAMLRDWGSWDASFNSITRSLCDDLVRIVHGEGTHVCVPMQGSGTFSVEAAIANVVPRDGKVLVPQNGAYCQRILKICKVLGRAGVELPLPEDQPATAALIEQALARDPSITHVAQVHCETGAGVLNPLPEIAALCQRLGKGLIVDAMSSFGAIEIDARTMPFDALVAATGKCIEGVPGMGFVLVRKDVLEASQGNSHSLALDLYDQYVYMQKTTQWRFTPPTHVVAAFRAALDQFLEEGGQPVRGARYRKNCDALIRGMGELGFRPFLPAAVQAPIIVTFHAPADARYDFKTFYGKVRERGYILYPGKLTQVETFRVGCIGAIDDNEMRNVVTAVGEVLREMGIDMQAPLAQAA, from the coding sequence ATGATCCGCGGCAACGACCCGATCCTTCTGACCCCCGGCCCACTCACCACCTCGCTCGCGACCAAGCAGGCCATGCTGCGCGACTGGGGATCGTGGGATGCCAGCTTCAACAGCATCACGCGCAGCCTGTGCGATGACCTCGTGCGCATCGTCCACGGCGAAGGCACCCATGTGTGCGTGCCGATGCAGGGCAGCGGCACCTTTTCCGTGGAAGCCGCCATTGCCAACGTGGTGCCCCGCGACGGCAAGGTACTGGTGCCGCAGAACGGGGCGTACTGCCAGCGCATCCTGAAGATCTGCAAGGTGCTGGGCCGCGCCGGCGTGGAACTGCCGCTCCCCGAAGACCAGCCGGCCACGGCCGCGCTGATCGAGCAGGCGCTCGCACGCGACCCGTCGATCACGCACGTGGCGCAGGTGCATTGCGAGACCGGCGCCGGCGTGCTGAACCCGCTGCCGGAGATTGCAGCGCTGTGCCAGCGGCTTGGCAAGGGACTGATCGTCGATGCGATGAGTTCGTTCGGCGCGATCGAGATCGACGCGCGCACCATGCCGTTCGATGCGCTGGTGGCTGCCACCGGCAAGTGCATCGAGGGCGTGCCGGGCATGGGGTTCGTGCTGGTGCGCAAGGATGTGCTGGAAGCCAGCCAGGGCAACAGCCATTCGCTGGCGCTCGATCTGTACGACCAGTACGTCTACATGCAGAAGACCACGCAGTGGCGCTTCACGCCGCCCACGCACGTGGTGGCGGCGTTCCGCGCGGCGCTGGACCAGTTCCTGGAAGAAGGCGGGCAGCCAGTGCGCGGGGCGCGCTATCGCAAGAATTGCGATGCGTTGATCCGAGGCATGGGCGAGCTCGGCTTCCGGCCGTTCCTGCCTGCGGCGGTGCAGGCGCCGATCATCGTCACCTTCCATGCGCCGGCGGATGCGCGCTATGACTTCAAGACGTTCTATGGCAAGGTGCGCGAGCGCGGGTACATCCTGTATCCGGGCAAGCTGACGCAGGTGGAGACGTTCCGGGTTGGCTGCATTGGCGCGATCGACGACAACGAAATGCGCAATGTGGTGACGGCGGTTGGCGAGGTGCTGCGAGAAATGGGGATTGACATGCAGGCACCGCTGGCGCAGGCGGCATGA